TCTCCTCCTTATATATCTAGAAAACAAAACCTGTTTACAGGTAAGAAATGCTAAAGTAAGACAAAAGGTTTCAAGGTACAACAGTGATTGTTTACATTGGGAGTAAATATACAGTTCTGCACCTCCCTCATAATCCTCTTCTTCTTAttcatttatttgcattacagtagtgaCTAACATTTCCAATcagagcctcattgtgctaggcactgtataaacttATAAAAGCCCataggagcttacagtctaggtTACAACCGAACATAGCAGATGGACAAGGCAAACAAATAGTAGGGAAGATGTTGGAGGATGAGTAATAGGAAAGCAAGCATAGCTAAGTACAGCACGATTAAGGTACAAGTATTCTCTGTATTGAGGGATGGATCCCTGGAAAGCATTTGCCACAAAATTGAGTATTATTTATATGGGTATCCAGCCTGGAGCAACGCTATATTTCATTGACTCATAAAGAAATATTACATTTCTTGAAGTCAAGTACTCTTTCAAGTAAAAAATGTGTTGTAAGATTTTTGATCAATATATCATTTCAGATTGTATCTTTAAAAGGCATATGAAGTTAATGCATTTTAGGTAAAAATAATAAGTGGAGAGAAGTCTGAACCCAAACCCTAGACCTATACAGCCTCAACTCTGCAAATGTTTGAAATCTAGATCcagattttaatttttcaggTGATTTCTGTTTTGTTCAAATTTGACCAACCCAGACTATGGGCTCTTTGAAATCTGTATCCTGAACTGAATTTTGTAGCTTCAGCCCATTTCTACTCAAAGAGCGTTTCTGTTGTGAAAAATGACTCTGACTTGTCTCTCAGTGACTCCCAGGTTAGAAGTAAAAGTATGGCTTTTCTAACTTTCAGCCTGAAAACTCAACCCTGGAGTTGAGAGACAAGTTGAATTCTTTGGTTCTTGCCCATCATCCCCAGATTCTGCAGGCTAAATTATAtcttcagttacaccagtgcaatgcACCCTATTGTTTTTAGATTATGCCCCTAGTGACACCAATGTAAACCCATTGGCTCCATTGTTGTTTCAGAGGTGTAAATGACTGGCCTTTCAGCctggagagagattttcaaaagcacctatgccATCTAGGTGcacaaattccattgacttttatAAGTTCTTAGGCATTTTGAAAATATCTCATTTGGAATTTGGCTATCATTTCTGCTAATAAAGCAAACAAAGTAGAATCCAGCTCATTTCTTCTATTGGTCCTATGAGTGTAAGAAGagtaaaaaatagtaaaaatattttatgtacaGCAGATAGGGATATAAATGTGTTGTGCTGAGTAAGTAGGAGCCATTGTTACAGAAAGGCTGCTCTTAATAGCAAAGAAGTCGGTTTTCTAAAAAGGTATGAGTTATGAAGTTGCACTTTGGAGTTCTACATCACAAAGCTTAACAACAGGTTACTATCTCAAGGTAGTTGTCACATAGTGCCATGTGGATGGCCACATTTGAGATTCAAGCTCAATTCATTACTTGGGCAAGAGCACTGCAGAGTGAACTGGCAGACAGCTGGGGAGCAACACTGATGGGTTCCAGAGACAGCCATATCCAGCTTCACTCAGAAGGACAGTCAGCTAAGTagggaaaataaaaggaaaaatggcTGGAACTTTGGGACGCTTTCTGCAGGAAACACACCCACAAGTACACATAGAAATGTGTTTAGTGAGGCTGCTGCATTGTTCACATATTATATTGTAATGTTCCTTCCTAGTCCATTCAAGATCCATTCATCACATAGTTTCATCACACATATGCTACCTGAGAGACCAGAAATCTCCCATCCATTCGTATACAGAGATTTTTTTCTAAGTCGTCTGAGTTAAATGTGCAGCTGTGGTAAATGATTTGCATACACAACATTGTTTTCTCTTTCAtcctataccaggggtcggcaacctttcagaaattattcactctaatttaaggtttcacatgccagtaatacattttaacatttttagaaggtctctttctataagtctataatatataactaaactattgttgtatgtaaagtaaataagctttttaaaatgtttaagaaacttcatttaaaattaaattaaaatgcagagccccccggactggtggccagaacctgggcagtgtgagtgccactgaaaatcagctcacatgctacCTTCGGCACattgccataagttgcctacccccgTCCTAGACCAAACACAACTGTGTGCAAAAGTCAAAATCCAAGTGTACAACAAGAACTGTTTGTCAAACATAAATTTACATTTGCTCATTTTTGGCATTTGTTTTTCATGTTATTCTTTAACATCTATATTTTGGTAGTATCTAAAGGCCAGATTAGATTGAAAGCTATAGTggtaggttctgtacaaacaatAGATTATGGTTCCTGTCCCTGAGACGGGCCTGAGACAAAGTTCAGTTCTGCCTCTGGATTCATGCTTTCCCAGAAGTAGGGTGTCTTCAGATCCAGACTTTTGGTTTGGTCCCATCTCTATCTCTTCTGTAGTTGTATTGCCTTTCTGCCAGCCTCAGAACCAATGGTACCTTTTTATATGTGGTACTTTTAATGTAAAGATATGCACTGCCTTAACACTCTAGtatttaaatgtgttttattaTTAATAGAAACATATGGCACTAAATCCTTTCTGATGTTTAAATTATATGGAGTACGTTTTTACAGTTGGAGAATTAAATAATTGTTTAGCATGGATTATTTGCTTTTCTCTTCTAATCTTTAGGAATGTGTATGCTGTACTTGATTGCTAGATTAGATATACCAGCTGCTTTCTCTTTTCTGTTCTTTCTGATATATACTGACATTATTTCCAACTTTTTGAACCTGTTAATTTCTGGCAATGTCTCTTTTTTACCATGCTGCTCAATGGATTATAAAGGTGGAGATATTAGTCAAGTGTATCCATCCCTTTTCAGTTATTCAGTGCACAACCACAACTCTTCAAATGAATTAGATTATTGTAGCTCTTATAGACAGCATTTGGCTGTTCCAAGTGATTCAAGAAGGGCAATCCATTATAAGAATGGCTGGCAAATGACTCGTCAGAATGCAGAAGTCTGGAGCAGCACAGAAGAAACTGCCTCTCCCAAGCGGAAATCTCGTAGCTGCGATGATCTGTTAACAGATGATCATGATAGCTTTCCTGATGCACAGGCCAAGTCTGAAAGTATGGTATCTCTCATTTGCGAGGAGGATTCCAAAGGCAGTTGCTCATTGACCTGGGCCTCCCTATATGTTCCTGAGAGCCGCAGTACTAGTCGGTCAAGAATTCGTCATAGATCTGCACATGATACCCCAGGATTCCTAAAAATGTACAAGAAGATGCACCGCATCAATCGCAAGGACTTGATGAATTCTGAGGTGATTTGTTCTGTAAAGTCCAGAATATTACAGTATGAAAAAGAACAGCACAAAGGTATGCTTCAGGGCTGGAGAGAGTCTTCTACTGAAGAGGTGCCCAGGGACATGGTGCCTACGAGGATATCCGAAtttgaaaaattaattcaaaaatcaaaatcaatGCCGAATTTAGGTGATGAAGCATTATCAACAGTAACACTAGAGCCTCCTAAAAATGGCTTCTGTTCAAATCGGCGATTTTCTATCGAGTCCCTGCTGGAGGAGGAAAATCAAGGTAGACATGCCATTCAAGTACAACGCAACTGCAAGCCTAAAACTCTGGTGCCAATTCATATTGAAGTGACCAGTGATGAACCACAAAGATCGCATCTGGAGTTTTCTGACAGTGATCAAGATGGAGTGGTCTCTGACCTCAGTGACTTTATCCAGATAGAAGGCTCATCCTTTTGTAGTGAAAGTGACTTTGACCACTTTTCCTTTACATCTTCTGAGAGTTTTTATGGATCAGGCCACCATCAccatcatcaccatcatcaccatcatcaccACAAGCATCTCATCAGCACTTGCAAGGGGCGATGTCCAGCATCCTACACCCGCTTCACCACCATGTTAAAGCATGAAAGGGCTAAACAGGAAAGTACTGAAGATCCAAGGAGACaagaagcagaatctggcctctcTAAGATAGCATTCCTAGTCAGTCCAGTGCCTTTCCGGAGGAAAAAAAGTTCAGCCCCTAAAAAACAGACTGAGAAGACTAAATGCAAATCATCTGTGTTCCAGGCACTAGATTCTGCTCTTAAAGATATCTGTGACCAAATTAAAGCAGAAAAGAGAAGGGGAAGCTTGCCTGACAACAGTATATTACACAAACTTATTACTGAATTGCTTCCAGATATACCCGAAAGGAATTCGTCTCTTAAAGCTCTTAGAAAAAGTCCCATGCACCAGCCTTTTCATCCACTGCCTCAAGATGGTGCCATGCATTGTCCACTGTACCAAAATGAATGTGGAAGACTACCTCTTAGTGCCTCTTTTCAGGACATGGATACAACCAACAACAACAAGCAAGACAATGATAGTGCACTGTGTTTCCAAGGTGGATTACCTTCCTTTCTTTTATTCTTGTGATTGAGTCATTCACTCTTGTTCCTTTCATTTCCAACCCTTTGTCACTTCATTTTTGAGTATTTGTTTATGCAGTTTAGCATAAGTGTTTACCATATAAAGGGCATGATGAAGAAAGAGTATTATTTTTACATAGCTATATGTGATAAATAATATAAGATGGATAGAGCAGTTGTCCATCCATAACAATATAGTAATCTGGTTATCAAATGGTGACAGCATTATTTTACAATTAGGTGATCAATACAGCAAAGTAATataatacagtaaaataaaaaaaattaagggagaaTCCCTGTTTTCAATAATTGGAGCTTTACAACGACAAAGATTTTCTGATAATTAAAAGGTATAATAAATATATGCATCATAATGTGATGACCACGGGGAAAAAATGCAGTAGCTCTTCCATTTTGTTTATAATAACAAATGTGCACTGcacattaataatattaataaataatgtcATACTAACAATATTTTTATGTACAACAGATGAAAATCTGAACGTTTTATAATGAATTCTGTCCATTTTATAAAATTGTATTCAGTCTGTCACAAATGTTGCTACCTTTGAGCAACACAACTTTTTTGTGAATAGAACTCTAGGCTATTTTTAGTGAAGGTTCCGTTTCCACTGCTGAAATGATACACTTTGCAATTTCCATGGCAGCAAAATTATTGAATGTAAAGTGTCTCCATTAAATTTTGAGAGAGAGACTATCCCTTTGAaatggcaaacagaaaatgaaaataatcaaAACTTGAAGGATACTGTCAAGGTGAATACGAGTAGAAACTGATCTCTCTTGACAGGAATCCTGTTTTAAAGTTCATACCATGAGGAGTTCATtgttctatttctctctctcttttttttaatcattgcttgagtttaaaatattttttaaagtttgactGCCCGTGATATTCCCTGTAAGCAAACTACTGTAACAGCATATGTGCACAGATGTATCTACTGGCACACTCAGAGAATTGAATGTCTTTTGTAAAGACATTTCAAacctgagttttttattttaaaaagtgatcaaACTACTCAAGGTAAGAATGACAAAATGGACTGCCAAAGAATTCTGGTTTTAGACATACCCCTTTAAAGGTGTCTCTTCAGTTATTATGATGATCACTTTATAAGGCTATTCCGGAAATCATGTAATTGAAGCAGGGGGAAATCTATGGCTTTCTAATATAAATTGTGGAGTATACTactcttattttttctttaacattCTTGTCCTGTGCTGAAATTTTTGCTAGTGCCACATTTGCTAAAAAATATCAAGTGTATTCTGCAAGACTACTGCTGTGTTATCTTAATGAGTTAAATAAAATACACAATGGAGTCAGTAAAACCTCTCTTGCAAAACATCATTAGTTTCATCAGTCATGGTTTTGAAATGTCTTTAATTATTTCCTGGCATTGAATCATAATGAGTCATTATAAACAGAACCAGAAATGTGTATAAAAGGATTTAGATGCAGCTCTCATTTGTATTTGCACAAATTGGAAGCAACTCCTTTGAAGTCACTGGGCTTACCCTAGATTTACACTGAAGTAAGTGAAAGCTCAATCTGTCCCTATTTTTTCAAATATAGCTCCAAACAGGTTTTCTTCTGGAAATAATGATCTCAGGAACTTTACCATTTTGTGTCCTGTCTTTGTGCgtttcttaaaataattttttgcaGTCCACATTATTTTTAGCTGAGTTATATGTTTTATATGAAATGCACTTTTCATAATATATTGATATTGAAATTCTACACTTCAGATTATCAGCAAAATCCTGCCCAAGAAAGGATCCAAGAAAACAGGAGAGAGGGATCTCTCCCCAGGACTTGAGAGCAGTAGGAGGTATCACAACTAGCCCTCTTGTCCATCGATCATGTCTGCAATAGGATACCgatggcagggagaggggcatgTCCAGCAGCCCAGCCAGCTAGCAAGCATGTTGTTATCACTGGCAAGCATAGTTAGGTGTGTACTGTTCTCCTTGCTCTGAGAAGCAGCAAAGTACAGTCTCTCCATAGTGTTTCAGTCCCCATTTAGAATCCTGCCCTAGTCAACAGGATGTCATATCAAACAAGACCTACCAGGTATcatgtctcccctccctcataaTATTTACAGATTTAAATTATAGCTTGTCTTTTATACATGTGATATTGGTGaaaaggggacagggagcacCCTAGAATACCCAGGCAGGAACAGGACAAGATTTTGGCTGCCAACTGACTAACCTACTATAAGGGTGTCTCTAGCCCTGCGGGTACGCTCAGCCCTCCAGCAGCTTGACCCTTACAGAGCACACACCACTCCATTTTGGAGCAGCAGTAAGACGTAACTGCTGAACATGCTGCCTCTAATCCCTCCGGCAATTTTCCCTGCACAGGTAGAATGGCTCAGTAACCCTCCCATTGGCTACTACTGCTTTGCTCCCccttcagacacacacacaaaggtgaCTCAAAAGAGCAAGGGCAGTTCAGTGCCCATTGTATGGATTGGACAGAAATTCCATAATACTGATAGATGTGTACAATTTCAAAGCTATTTTGTGTAACTGCTAGGGTTGCTTAAATAAAATGACCACCAATCCAAACCTTAACAGATTGGAAATTCACAACTTAAAAAATAACCGTTGCATATAATGGCTTCAGTGACGATGCAGGACCTGATATGATG
This sequence is a window from Gopherus evgoodei ecotype Sinaloan lineage chromosome 5, rGopEvg1_v1.p, whole genome shotgun sequence. Protein-coding genes within it:
- the SORBS2 gene encoding sorbin and SH3 domain-containing protein 2 isoform X4, with the translated sequence MKAAEPLQTVDRPKDWYKTMFKQIHMVHKPDDGTDIYNAAYAYNTGSYSPSLPTQSHPAAKTQTYRPLSKSISDNGTDAFKVSSPIPPPHVPPPVPPLRPRERSTSEKNDWDPPDRKVDTRKFRSEPRSIFEYEPGKSSILEHERPTSLYHPSPDKGLDRPSSSASDYRKRRKSEPAVSHQRVHSDQNANRTSLGHADMQGTYTTLRKPLTSSSPSSPSRAKGGDISQVYPSLFSYSVHNHNSSNELDYCSSYRQHLAVPSDSRRAIHYKNGWQMTRQNAEVWSSTEETASPKRKSRSCDDLLTDDHDSFPDAQAKSESMVSLICEEDSKGSCSLTWASLYVPESRSTSRSRIRHRSAHDTPGFLKMYKKMHRINRKDLMNSEVICSVKSRILQYEKEQHKGMLQGWRESSTEEVPRDMVPTRISEFEKLIQKSKSMPNLGDEALSTVTLEPPKNGFCSNRRFSIESLLEEENQGRHAIQVQRNCKPKTLVPIHIEVTSDEPQRSHLEFSDSDQDGVVSDLSDFIQIEGSSFCSESDFDHFSFTSSESFYGSGHHHHHHHHHHHHHKHLISTCKGRCPASYTRFTTMLKHERAKQESTEDPRRQEAESGLSKIAFLVSPVPFRRKKSSAPKKQTEKTKCKSSVFQALDSALKDICDQIKAEKRRGSLPDNSILHKLITELLPDIPERNSSLKALRKSPMHQPFHPLPQDGAMHCPLYQNECGRLPLSASFQDMDTTNNNKQDNDSALCFQVDQESPGSYSALTDVGRCTPRERRGIPDRERLPARAVYDFKAQTSKELSFKKGDTVYILRKIDQNWYEGEHYGRVGIFPISYVEKLSPPEKAQPARPPPPAQVGEIGEAIAKYNFSADTNVELSLRKGDRVILLKRVDQNWYEGKIPGTNRQGIFPVSYVEVIKKNASKGAGDYPDPPIPQSYSSDRIRHLSSTKPQRPVFAHENIHSGGEPFQALYNYTPRNEDELELREGDIIDVMEKCDDGWFVGTSRRTKFFGTFPGNYVKRL